A genomic window from Candidatus Methylacidiphilum fumarolicum includes:
- the cmr4 gene encoding type III-B CRISPR module RAMP protein Cmr4, which produces MATSESAIIYLFTRTSLHVGSGGSVGAIDLPIIRERHTAFPIIPGSALKGVFADEWIEINENTYQSNDAEIKEHIYQRNTEGKDLFGTEEKGGMLQFSEAKLLLFPIRSPKGCFGWITCPLILKRYCRDTGQTILDSIQLSDNKALFKKESCLCINEGGKEKVILEEYIFEKTQEDSEEIIKAFVNQLPVDLVSIDPIWKEIGNRLVIVSDSMMSFFTQSACEIAQHVKINDKTGTAESGALFNQENVPSETAFYSIVRKGPSRNENSFKPIEVLEKKIKEKNYLFQFGADAGTGLGYCTTYLTKTTHKEGESNNG; this is translated from the coding sequence ATGGCAACCAGTGAAAGCGCAATAATTTATCTTTTTACTCGTACTTCTCTCCACGTTGGCTCTGGTGGATCAGTCGGAGCCATTGACTTACCCATCATTAGAGAACGGCATACAGCATTTCCTATTATTCCAGGAAGTGCTTTAAAAGGCGTATTTGCTGATGAATGGATTGAGATTAATGAAAACACTTATCAAAGCAATGATGCTGAGATTAAGGAACACATTTATCAAAGAAATACTGAAGGAAAAGATCTTTTTGGAACAGAGGAAAAAGGAGGGATGCTTCAATTTTCGGAAGCAAAACTTCTCCTATTTCCTATTCGATCCCCAAAAGGCTGTTTTGGTTGGATCACTTGTCCGCTGATACTGAAACGTTACTGTCGGGATACCGGACAGACAATTCTAGATTCCATTCAACTTAGTGACAATAAGGCTTTGTTTAAAAAAGAAAGCTGTCTCTGCATTAACGAAGGAGGAAAAGAAAAAGTAATTCTTGAAGAATATATCTTTGAAAAAACCCAAGAGGACTCCGAAGAAATAATCAAAGCGTTTGTAAATCAGCTTCCTGTTGATCTTGTTTCTATTGATCCTATTTGGAAGGAAATAGGAAATCGACTCGTTATTGTGAGTGACAGCATGATGAGCTTTTTTACGCAGTCAGCATGTGAAATAGCACAACATGTAAAAATAAATGACAAGACGGGTACGGCAGAAAGTGGGGCTTTATTTAATCAGGAAAATGTTCCATCTGAAACAGCTTTCTACAGCATAGTTCGGAAAGGACCATCAAGAAATGAGAATTCTTTCAAACCTATTGAAGTTCTTGAAAAAAAAATTAAAGAAAAAAATTATCTTTTCCAGTTTGGAGCTGATGCAGGTACTGGCCTTGGATATTGCACTACCTATTTAACCAAAACAACCCACAAAGAAGGAGAAAGCAATAATGGATAA
- the cmr3 gene encoding type III-B CRISPR module-associated protein Cmr3 translates to MTTFDLIPFDTCFFRDSKPLAAGSSYGRGARWPLPLTIHSAIRSALLSLSGLTPTEKKNGYERRGKSQGKIGTEAYNWLHIKGPFPVDRKEHRLFFPTPLDISWCIHQENNRSLKPSKLLRPLKQTEMFNLSECKSNLPNPLRYPVVSQDPPSKVRPPSFVSSEFYKYYLEDKLNEINSSECSGDKELWDSEYRIGIGINPETQTVEESKLFAAEHLRLREGIRLCFSINDPPFYKLQNPDESPIECLNQETITVGGEDRFFKVEKVKEPLLFPSLDVNDLKTTRLKWVLLSPAIFSQGWLPGWIDPQKQKENVLLRAIDKEKRRVFRKQRRSDREWKYDPSKDEAPPIKATLVAARIGKPIIIGGWEVLEKGPRPTLLAVPPGSVYYFETEKEEDTKSLFQALHERCRSDYYGEKGFGLGLCGTWDYFEFT, encoded by the coding sequence ATGACAACTTTTGATCTTATTCCTTTTGACACCTGCTTTTTCCGTGATAGCAAACCTCTGGCTGCTGGGAGTAGTTATGGTCGAGGAGCTCGGTGGCCTCTACCGTTGACAATCCATTCGGCTATACGTTCTGCTTTGCTTTCCCTCTCGGGTTTAACCCCCACAGAAAAAAAGAATGGCTACGAACGAAGAGGCAAATCTCAAGGCAAAATAGGAACAGAGGCTTACAATTGGCTGCATATCAAAGGTCCTTTCCCAGTGGATCGAAAGGAACACAGGCTTTTTTTCCCTACCCCTTTAGACATCTCTTGGTGCATTCATCAAGAAAACAACAGGTCATTAAAACCCTCAAAGCTATTAAGACCTCTAAAGCAAACAGAAATGTTTAATTTATCTGAATGTAAGTCCAATTTACCCAATCCGCTTCGATACCCTGTTGTTTCTCAAGATCCACCTTCTAAAGTAAGACCGCCATCCTTCGTCTCTTCTGAGTTTTATAAATACTACTTAGAAGACAAATTAAATGAGATAAATTCTAGTGAATGCAGCGGGGACAAAGAGCTTTGGGACTCAGAATATAGAATTGGGATTGGAATTAATCCAGAAACTCAAACTGTCGAAGAAAGTAAACTTTTTGCTGCTGAACATTTAAGACTTAGAGAAGGCATAAGATTGTGTTTTTCTATCAATGATCCGCCCTTCTATAAACTTCAGAATCCAGATGAGAGCCCTATCGAATGTCTCAATCAAGAAACAATTACTGTAGGTGGCGAAGATCGATTCTTTAAAGTAGAAAAGGTCAAAGAACCACTCCTCTTCCCTTCCCTTGATGTCAATGATCTAAAGACAACGCGACTTAAATGGGTTCTTCTTAGTCCAGCGATCTTTAGTCAAGGATGGCTTCCTGGTTGGATCGATCCTCAAAAACAAAAAGAAAATGTGCTTTTGCGCGCTATTGACAAAGAAAAGAGGCGGGTGTTCCGAAAGCAGCGCAGAAGCGATCGTGAATGGAAATATGATCCTTCAAAAGACGAAGCCCCGCCTATTAAGGCAACTCTTGTCGCAGCGCGCATTGGTAAACCAATTATAATTGGAGGTTGGGAAGTTTTAGAGAAAGGACCTAGACCCACCTTATTGGCCGTTCCTCCAGGCTCTGTCTACTATTTTGAGACAGAAAAAGAAGAGGATACAAAATCTCTGTTTCAAGCCCTCCATGAAAGATGCCGATCGGATTATTATGGGGAAAAAGGCTTTGGTTTAGGGCTTTGTGGCACTTGGGATTACTTTGAGTTTACATGA
- the cas10 gene encoding type III-B CRISPR-associated protein Cas10/Cmr2, with product MNFWKSKFFAFVHDPPTKPFKIQEHEEISKEIIQHAGYEYVEARVLFDKITDHIAASADRLIFPKPRVLHADFKGNEDSPYYHTLGGGKLIFQNPINPEIAEDDVIKVQPIYDLNGIDDKDFNGFEKRIGKEWANFFLHWRLWKKFISEKHPSLAFMPADTRIPDHTIWTHCSITSALQGCVEKIDEADTKINPAFLLFQIGPVQEFIAQARKTKDLWSGSYLLSYLIAHAIKALTDRLGPDAVIFPALYGQPLFDWLHMDELYNKIKTKDNKSLWDTEFDYPLGLILTPNFPNRFLALIPDDKAEVLSQSIEKELQNKLEEISKYCVEYLTKEKGIEWNDNIQKRWNDQIEDFLFISWQVYPWEKDVNKAIALFKQLPASDSAKDLDDVYQCALNIPKEDRDPRNYKYDNEGHPIIENIGFCWSAHYAMTDFLHEGRRNIRDFKFFGDPNSNEFRSRFGVPKDMYSGKEECIGDENWQKSLHDKIKHTFKEGERLGAINIIKRIWDEAYLKKTYKNANLSFKPKIFESVPDVAANSWVKEVLLKQLDKDHDINKYCNDFVQSLQKAYENGEIEEIKIDEKKFQSPEEFLKEYPSFCFTSELRRLKEEYKEDRYKDKNPTSRKRENSENALRHLKTLQKRLNSEPTPYIAILAMDGDSMGKWLSGEKSPCFHTQLSKEAKEYFNNQQLLELQQILKTKRPLFPSYHIELSSALANFSLYLAPSIVHQHYGQLIYSGGDDILAMLPAEKALQCAYVLRKAFRGDPTLSESFYGALKAPPHQWGFVSIDGKWEGWKEMWKCESVDKFLPQGYPLLLMGKNADISAGIAIGHIHSPLQNLVEEAKNALEIAKSSGYGKSAFVVNLFKRSGEIAQWGSKWNHSKEEEKETSFPLEILNELQELYENNRISGKLPYRIAELVSCYFQYGNDELNEQVKEIIKNDIRFAVDQHFSVKEEKTNDSKGKEILIKVLSNYLDHCTKLHDFLGPLITFAFFKTKGAIG from the coding sequence ATGAACTTTTGGAAATCTAAATTTTTTGCTTTTGTTCATGATCCTCCAACCAAACCTTTTAAGATCCAGGAACATGAAGAAATTTCTAAAGAGATTATCCAGCATGCTGGGTATGAATACGTAGAAGCAAGAGTTTTATTTGATAAGATTACTGATCATATTGCTGCATCGGCAGATCGATTGATCTTTCCTAAACCAAGGGTATTACATGCTGATTTTAAAGGAAATGAAGATTCACCTTACTATCACACTCTTGGTGGAGGAAAACTCATCTTTCAAAACCCTATTAATCCTGAGATAGCTGAAGACGATGTCATTAAAGTTCAGCCGATATATGATCTCAATGGAATAGATGACAAAGACTTTAATGGTTTTGAGAAAAGAATTGGTAAAGAATGGGCAAATTTTTTTCTTCATTGGCGACTATGGAAAAAATTTATCTCAGAGAAACATCCAAGCTTGGCATTTATGCCTGCAGATACCAGAATCCCTGATCACACTATCTGGACTCATTGTTCAATTACCAGTGCTCTACAAGGATGTGTGGAAAAAATCGATGAGGCTGACACCAAAATTAATCCAGCATTTCTACTTTTCCAAATTGGCCCAGTCCAAGAATTCATTGCTCAAGCCAGAAAAACAAAAGACCTATGGAGTGGTAGCTATCTCCTTTCCTATTTAATTGCTCATGCAATAAAGGCACTGACGGATCGTTTAGGTCCTGATGCTGTAATATTTCCAGCACTCTACGGCCAACCACTCTTTGATTGGTTGCACATGGATGAACTTTATAACAAGATCAAAACAAAAGACAATAAATCTCTCTGGGACACTGAATTTGACTATCCTCTTGGACTTATTTTAACTCCTAACTTTCCTAATCGCTTCCTTGCTCTTATCCCTGATGACAAAGCAGAAGTTCTTTCACAATCCATTGAAAAAGAACTACAAAATAAGCTAGAAGAAATTAGCAAATATTGTGTTGAGTATTTAACAAAGGAAAAAGGCATCGAATGGAATGATAACATTCAAAAAAGATGGAATGACCAAATCGAAGATTTTCTTTTCATTTCTTGGCAGGTCTATCCATGGGAAAAAGATGTTAACAAAGCAATTGCTTTGTTTAAGCAACTTCCTGCTAGCGATTCTGCTAAAGATCTAGACGATGTATATCAATGTGCGCTTAATATTCCCAAGGAAGACAGAGATCCTCGTAATTATAAGTATGACAATGAAGGTCATCCTATCATTGAGAATATTGGATTCTGTTGGTCAGCTCATTATGCAATGACTGATTTCCTTCATGAAGGTCGAAGAAACATTCGTGATTTCAAATTTTTTGGAGATCCCAATTCCAACGAATTTCGAAGCCGTTTTGGAGTGCCTAAGGACATGTATTCAGGCAAAGAGGAGTGTATTGGGGATGAAAACTGGCAAAAGAGCTTGCATGATAAGATCAAGCACACGTTTAAGGAAGGTGAAAGGTTAGGAGCCATCAATATTATTAAAAGAATTTGGGATGAAGCTTATTTAAAAAAGACTTACAAAAATGCCAATTTATCTTTCAAGCCTAAAATATTTGAATCTGTCCCAGATGTTGCTGCTAATTCCTGGGTTAAAGAAGTTCTTCTAAAACAATTAGATAAAGATCATGATATTAACAAATATTGTAATGATTTTGTTCAATCACTTCAGAAGGCCTATGAAAACGGTGAAATAGAAGAAATAAAAATAGATGAGAAAAAATTTCAGAGCCCGGAAGAATTCCTTAAAGAATATCCCTCTTTCTGTTTCACCTCTGAACTTAGACGTCTTAAAGAGGAATATAAAGAAGATAGATATAAAGATAAAAATCCAACTTCAAGAAAACGTGAAAATTCAGAAAATGCACTCCGACATCTTAAAACACTTCAAAAAAGATTAAATTCTGAGCCTACTCCTTACATAGCCATTTTAGCTATGGATGGGGATTCTATGGGTAAATGGCTAAGCGGAGAGAAATCTCCTTGTTTTCATACTCAGCTTTCCAAAGAAGCTAAGGAATACTTTAATAATCAACAACTCTTAGAGCTTCAACAAATTCTAAAAACCAAAAGGCCCTTGTTTCCTAGTTATCATATAGAATTAAGCAGCGCCCTAGCCAATTTCTCTCTCTATCTTGCCCCATCCATCGTCCACCAACATTATGGCCAGCTTATTTATTCTGGAGGGGATGATATTCTGGCCATGCTCCCAGCTGAAAAGGCATTACAATGTGCCTATGTTTTAAGAAAAGCTTTTCGCGGTGATCCCACTCTCTCAGAGAGTTTTTATGGAGCACTTAAAGCCCCACCGCACCAGTGGGGTTTCGTTAGTATTGATGGGAAATGGGAAGGATGGAAAGAAATGTGGAAGTGTGAATCAGTCGATAAGTTTCTTCCTCAAGGCTATCCTCTTCTTCTCATGGGCAAGAATGCAGATATTTCTGCAGGAATTGCCATTGGGCATATTCATAGCCCTTTACAAAATTTAGTTGAAGAAGCCAAAAATGCCTTAGAAATTGCCAAATCTTCTGGATATGGCAAGTCAGCTTTTGTTGTTAATCTATTTAAACGTTCGGGAGAGATTGCCCAATGGGGATCTAAATGGAACCATTCTAAAGAAGAAGAAAAAGAAACCTCTTTTCCTCTAGAAATCCTCAATGAGCTCCAAGAACTCTATGAAAATAATCGAATTTCTGGAAAACTCCCCTACAGAATCGCTGAACTTGTTTCTTGCTATTTTCAGTATGGAAATGATGAGCTTAATGAGCAAGTAAAGGAAATTATTAAAAACGACATCCGTTTCGCAGTGGATCAACATTTTTCAGTCAAAGAGGAAAAAACCAATGATTCCAAAGGCAAAGAAATACTTATTAAAGTCTTATCTAACTACTTAGACCATTGTACAAAACTCCACGATTTTCTTGGTCCACTTATCACCTTCGCATTCTTCAAAACGAAAGGAGCCATTGGATGA
- a CDS encoding CRISPR-associated ring nuclease, with amino-acid sequence MDSSPQKNVLLCTLGSTLSKTWLIAVEALYFVNHYHQKLDEVHLLTTCNPEAEECFQNIEQCLKIHFPGLIYTFTQVDECADICSQEDYFLFQEVLYRWFLKHIQRATVYVCIASGRKTMSAALLKGASLFGAKYVFDVLAEEPFPSSMEEVKEALKTNKIKFVSLGNEKGWTQLKKLSFEEFPLNEIERKPRLYLATVADRKLQEKINEVQDYSLRIHYNWGRLSELPFPVLARWTPKELDWLNEPLDPKRDKEWIEKLPKVELHCHLGGFATHGELLAQVRSSAEAPSSLPHLLEPPLPEGWPRPAKPIGLETYMELGRATGTDLLKDPGCLKEQCRLLYQALQKDRVVYAEIRTSPNNYTNISKGRSAWTVLCEIRDHFQQCMNENQGADTYCHVNLIIIVTRKDKGDLSDISRHLSLAVTAAQHFPPKESYCGVVGVDLAGLESPKTRASYFAEDFVPVHRCGLAVTAHAGEIDDVEGIWQAIFRLHARRIGHALHLLKSQDLLNTVIDRHIGIEMCPLANYQIHGFKPMENNKNTYPLKEYLNRGVYVTVNTDNIGISKGSLTDNLLFLAELCPGIRRLDILKLLNHACQIAFLPHQLRTELIHKIQKNLLTPTNLALFNEPS; translated from the coding sequence ATGGATTCTTCTCCTCAAAAAAATGTGCTTTTATGTACGCTTGGCAGTACCCTTAGCAAAACCTGGCTCATTGCTGTAGAGGCGCTTTACTTCGTTAATCACTACCACCAAAAGCTTGATGAAGTTCACTTACTTACTACCTGTAATCCAGAAGCTGAAGAATGCTTTCAAAATATTGAGCAGTGCCTAAAAATCCATTTTCCTGGCCTCATCTATACATTTACCCAAGTCGATGAATGCGCAGATATTTGCAGTCAGGAGGATTATTTTCTTTTTCAAGAGGTCCTCTATCGGTGGTTTCTTAAGCATATACAAAGAGCCACTGTCTATGTGTGTATAGCCAGTGGGCGAAAGACGATGAGCGCGGCTCTCCTTAAAGGGGCTTCTTTATTTGGAGCTAAATATGTCTTTGATGTTTTAGCAGAGGAACCTTTCCCCTCCTCTATGGAAGAAGTCAAAGAAGCCTTAAAGACTAACAAAATTAAGTTTGTTTCCCTGGGCAATGAAAAGGGATGGACACAACTAAAAAAGCTGTCATTCGAAGAATTTCCACTGAACGAGATTGAGAGAAAACCTCGATTATATCTCGCTACAGTGGCTGACCGAAAATTACAGGAAAAAATTAACGAAGTTCAAGACTATTCTCTCCGGATCCATTACAATTGGGGCCGGCTTTCAGAGCTACCTTTTCCAGTTTTAGCCCGTTGGACTCCCAAAGAACTCGATTGGTTGAATGAGCCCTTGGATCCTAAAAGAGACAAAGAATGGATCGAAAAGCTTCCAAAGGTAGAACTGCACTGTCATTTGGGCGGCTTTGCCACACATGGAGAGTTGCTAGCGCAGGTTCGCTCAAGCGCAGAAGCTCCCTCCTCACTGCCTCATCTTTTAGAGCCACCTTTACCTGAGGGCTGGCCTCGGCCAGCTAAGCCTATTGGCCTTGAAACATACATGGAATTAGGTAGGGCTACAGGAACCGATCTTCTTAAGGACCCTGGGTGTCTTAAAGAACAATGCAGACTTTTATACCAAGCTCTTCAAAAAGACCGTGTTGTGTATGCAGAAATTCGAACTTCTCCTAACAATTACACTAATATCTCCAAAGGAAGATCTGCTTGGACTGTTCTTTGCGAAATTCGCGATCATTTCCAGCAATGCATGAATGAGAATCAAGGTGCTGACACTTACTGTCATGTTAATCTCATCATCATTGTCACTCGCAAGGATAAAGGAGATCTTTCGGATATTAGTCGTCATTTATCCCTTGCCGTTACAGCTGCGCAACATTTTCCACCAAAAGAAAGTTATTGTGGCGTGGTCGGAGTGGACCTAGCTGGCCTTGAAAGCCCCAAAACTCGTGCTTCTTACTTTGCAGAAGATTTTGTCCCTGTTCACCGCTGCGGACTTGCTGTTACAGCCCACGCTGGTGAAATCGATGACGTTGAGGGAATATGGCAAGCAATTTTTCGACTCCATGCCAGAAGGATCGGGCATGCACTTCATCTTTTGAAATCTCAAGATCTGCTGAACACTGTTATTGACCGACATATTGGAATCGAAATGTGTCCATTAGCCAATTATCAAATCCATGGATTTAAGCCCATGGAAAACAACAAGAACACATATCCATTAAAAGAATACCTAAATCGGGGCGTCTATGTTACGGTCAACACTGATAACATTGGTATTAGTAAGGGCAGCTTAACGGATAATCTCTTATTTTTGGCTGAGCTTTGTCCTGGGATCCGTCGGCTCGATATCCTCAAACTCTTAAACCACGCTTGTCAGATAGCTTTTCTCCCCCATCAGCTTCGAACAGAGCTGATTCACAAAATACAAAAAAACCTACTCACTCCAACCAACCTTGCTCTCTTTAATGAGCCTTCTTAA
- the cmr1 gene encoding type III-B CRISPR module RAMP protein Cmr1, whose product MKELTFSFRFLTPAFIGGANPQEDASGRKAPTQDLNVHAELRPPSLRGSLRFWFRLLKGFSCSHMDVRKQEEYIFGSASQNGAGASRFILRILPHEKSAVDMHGWTLNKPLQQEDLESLSNEYPYALFPLRNSSRAWFPPLETAWKAQVLIHEDTKIPQLVEGIEALFTVWGHFGSLGFRSRRGFGAVSLETHGGDCLLSLSKALDYFQRGKDFKNWIRVLSKDNHPKEYDNVSIAHHDLLEWLKSWRAHGQTCRYWDKKTNQWKKVPFEKIQKEMEKPGFPYARRDHDEGLKVLRKSPSSGSQTFPIEGSEGETFRPALGLPIIQNFTSFYPSEKVEWFPDRDHQHAQKGAGRFASPVLLRPYRVLPTDSKFYGVVIFLEPYKWDESQPVYLNGEERKVSLKLYEQMKSDGSRLAVFPWGSL is encoded by the coding sequence ATGAAAGAACTTACCTTTTCCTTCCGCTTTTTAACCCCTGCTTTTATTGGAGGAGCTAATCCCCAAGAGGATGCTTCAGGCAGAAAAGCTCCCACCCAGGACTTAAACGTCCATGCAGAACTTCGTCCTCCTTCCCTGCGCGGATCCTTGCGGTTTTGGTTCCGCTTGCTAAAAGGCTTCTCTTGCTCACACATGGACGTCAGAAAGCAGGAAGAATACATTTTTGGCTCTGCTTCTCAAAATGGTGCAGGGGCTAGCCGCTTCATTCTTCGAATCCTTCCTCATGAAAAGAGTGCCGTGGATATGCACGGATGGACATTGAATAAGCCGCTTCAACAAGAAGATCTTGAAAGCTTGAGTAATGAATATCCTTATGCCCTTTTTCCTCTACGCAATTCTTCTAGAGCTTGGTTTCCTCCTCTAGAGACTGCTTGGAAAGCACAGGTTTTAATCCATGAAGACACAAAAATTCCACAGTTAGTGGAAGGAATAGAAGCACTTTTTACGGTCTGGGGACATTTTGGAAGCCTAGGGTTCCGGAGCCGACGAGGATTTGGTGCAGTGAGCTTAGAGACTCATGGAGGGGATTGTCTGCTTTCCCTCTCAAAAGCGCTCGATTATTTTCAACGAGGAAAAGATTTTAAAAATTGGATAAGGGTCCTCTCGAAAGATAATCATCCCAAGGAATATGATAACGTCTCTATAGCCCATCACGACCTTTTGGAGTGGCTTAAATCCTGGAGGGCTCATGGTCAAACTTGCCGGTATTGGGATAAAAAAACAAACCAATGGAAGAAGGTGCCTTTTGAAAAAATTCAAAAGGAAATGGAAAAACCTGGATTTCCTTACGCTCGTAGAGATCATGACGAAGGACTTAAGGTATTAAGGAAAAGTCCCAGTTCAGGCAGCCAAACATTCCCTATTGAAGGATCCGAAGGGGAAACTTTTCGTCCGGCCTTAGGCCTTCCAATCATCCAAAATTTTACAAGTTTTTACCCATCCGAAAAAGTTGAATGGTTCCCTGATAGGGATCATCAGCATGCACAAAAAGGAGCAGGCCGTTTCGCCTCTCCTGTACTTCTAAGACCCTATCGAGTATTGCCTACTGATTCCAAGTTTTATGGAGTAGTTATCTTTCTTGAACCATACAAGTGGGACGAAAGCCAACCTGTTTACCTAAACGGAGAGGAGCGAAAAGTTTCCCTAAAGCTTTATGAACAAATGAAATCGGACGGATCACGACTAGCAGTCTTTCCTTGGGGCTCTCTTTGA
- a CDS encoding sugar transferase: MAIFFDFLFLLIGATVVYWIRNSTIYWPKNVLPLLSHRHTAIFCLFILTSFLLLHQKGIYDPSKVLSISEETKKIFWALTQSAAFLIVILFAGQILISRKLLLGLWLFSILALPGWRFILRKIYSGDLKEGNSWIKVVIIGKGENSKKLERFFQANPFLGISVWGVLEEKEDIIEKLPQILELHWIDEIIISESLPLTMIESIVLEGIKRKKRVRLLLPSLSETLHPHWEKMDFFDGLPLVPLCDQSISLFYLIEKRIIDILASFVGLLFLSPVFLLIAAIIKLQDGGPIFYCSTRVGRKGRRFSCIKFRTMTVDADKKKEALAHLNERVGPMFKITNDPRVTPFGRFLRKYSLDELPQLFNVLLGQMSLVGPRPPTPDEVENYGKYSLSYYKRLEVKPGLTSLWAVEARNDPRFERAVELDCKYIEEWTPWLDIKIILRTIPVVFRGEGK; this comes from the coding sequence GTGGCTATTTTTTTTGATTTTCTTTTCCTTCTTATAGGAGCAACGGTTGTTTATTGGATCAGGAATAGTACTATCTACTGGCCTAAAAATGTTCTTCCCTTATTATCCCATCGGCATACAGCGATTTTTTGTTTATTTATCCTTACTTCCTTCCTTCTACTTCATCAAAAAGGAATTTATGATCCTTCAAAGGTTTTGAGCATTTCAGAGGAGACAAAAAAGATCTTCTGGGCGTTAACTCAATCAGCAGCTTTTTTAATCGTCATTCTCTTTGCAGGCCAAATTCTTATTTCTAGAAAACTCCTTTTGGGGCTTTGGCTCTTTAGTATCCTTGCTCTTCCTGGATGGCGATTTATTCTTCGGAAAATTTATTCTGGAGATCTTAAAGAAGGAAACTCCTGGATAAAGGTGGTGATTATCGGTAAAGGAGAAAATTCTAAAAAGCTTGAACGCTTTTTTCAAGCCAACCCATTTTTAGGTATCTCTGTTTGGGGAGTTTTAGAAGAAAAAGAAGACATCATTGAAAAGCTTCCTCAAATTTTAGAATTACACTGGATTGATGAGATCATTATTAGTGAGTCTCTTCCACTAACAATGATTGAATCAATTGTTCTTGAAGGGATTAAGAGAAAGAAAAGAGTCAGACTTCTCTTGCCTTCCCTTTCCGAAACACTCCATCCTCACTGGGAAAAAATGGACTTTTTTGATGGGCTTCCTCTAGTTCCACTATGTGATCAATCAATTTCTTTATTTTATCTCATTGAAAAAAGGATTATCGACATTCTAGCTTCTTTTGTTGGCCTTCTTTTTTTAAGTCCGGTTTTCCTACTGATTGCGGCTATCATCAAACTTCAAGATGGAGGACCCATCTTCTATTGTTCAACCAGAGTGGGCAGAAAAGGAAGAAGATTTTCTTGTATTAAATTCAGAACGATGACAGTGGATGCAGACAAAAAAAAGGAAGCACTTGCTCATCTTAATGAAAGAGTGGGGCCTATGTTTAAAATTACCAATGATCCAAGAGTTACACCTTTTGGCAGATTTTTAAGAAAGTATAGTTTAGATGAACTTCCTCAGCTTTTTAATGTCTTACTTGGTCAGATGAGTCTTGTAGGCCCAAGACCTCCTACACCCGATGAAGTCGAAAATTATGGAAAATATTCTTTAAGTTATTATAAAAGGTTGGAAGTAAAACCAGGATTGACTAGTCTTTGGGCTGTAGAAGCACGCAACGATCCTAGGTTTGAAAGAGCCGTTGAGCTGGATTGTAAATATATCGAAGAATGGACTCCATGGCTTGACATAAAAATCATATTGAGAACGATTCCTGTCGTTTTTCGAGGAGAAGGAAAATGA
- a CDS encoding polysaccharide biosynthesis/export family protein, with protein MTSHLFWKKGTLLLSSFFLLYSQLALVSLAKDKNKDLPLNVPPATEDQNSKINEIILMQASQTTDNSGVPLGDGDLIEIRVSDLPELSDVKTRITPSGKILLPLLGQLQVEGLTAEELHDLLKTKLGEKYLKNPQVSVSVAEMKSHKVSVMGAVFKPGVYDMTNQLRLVDALGLAGGLREDASTTIYLIRSPKKVVGHLNLSKTKEEDSNSKENETTENKETTLPVKKAVPVVNPVKPFIVEIDLNELIDGKTDRTNVLLYPGDVIQVPPAGSIYVGGEVKNPKGVPIKGTILTAYQAIIEAGGPNDKADMSKVKIYRKMPNGQKKVTLIDLSRKKRDYNDFPLQKGDVVVVGTNGPMAVLVGIRDTIFARLFLPLPY; from the coding sequence ATGACTAGCCACCTTTTTTGGAAAAAAGGAACTCTTCTTCTGAGTTCCTTTTTTCTTTTGTATAGTCAATTAGCTCTAGTTAGTTTAGCGAAAGATAAAAATAAAGACCTGCCTCTTAACGTCCCACCTGCAACTGAGGATCAGAATAGCAAGATTAATGAAATTATTCTCATGCAGGCCAGTCAAACCACTGATAACAGTGGGGTGCCTCTTGGAGATGGAGATCTCATTGAAATTCGGGTTTCGGATTTACCTGAGCTTTCTGATGTAAAAACTAGAATAACTCCTTCTGGAAAGATTCTTTTGCCGCTTTTAGGGCAGCTTCAAGTGGAAGGTTTAACGGCTGAAGAGCTTCATGATCTTCTGAAGACAAAGCTTGGAGAAAAGTATCTAAAGAATCCTCAGGTTTCAGTTTCGGTGGCTGAGATGAAGAGTCATAAAGTATCAGTCATGGGAGCGGTTTTTAAACCTGGGGTTTATGATATGACTAACCAATTGAGACTTGTTGATGCTTTAGGACTTGCTGGAGGACTCAGGGAGGATGCTTCCACTACGATTTATCTAATCCGCTCGCCCAAGAAAGTTGTTGGTCATTTAAATCTTTCGAAAACCAAAGAGGAAGATTCCAATAGTAAGGAAAACGAGACAACTGAAAACAAAGAAACTACTTTGCCTGTCAAAAAAGCAGTTCCTGTAGTTAACCCAGTGAAACCTTTTATTGTTGAAATAGACCTTAATGAACTGATCGATGGGAAAACGGATAGAACTAATGTTCTTCTTTATCCAGGAGATGTTATCCAAGTGCCACCAGCTGGTTCTATTTATGTAGGCGGTGAGGTAAAAAATCCTAAGGGTGTTCCTATAAAAGGAACCATTTTAACTGCCTATCAAGCGATTATTGAAGCGGGAGGGCCTAATGACAAAGCGGATATGTCTAAAGTAAAGATTTACAGAAAAATGCCAAATGGTCAAAAAAAAGTGACTCTGATTGACTTAAGTAGAAAAAAAAGAGATTATAATGACTTTCCATTACAAAAAGGAGATGTAGTGGTTGTGGGGACAAATGGTCCGATGGCTGTTCTTGTTGGAATTAGAGACACAATATTTGCAAGATTGTTCTTACCGCTACCTTATTGA